A DNA window from Babylonia areolata isolate BAREFJ2019XMU chromosome 28, ASM4173473v1, whole genome shotgun sequence contains the following coding sequences:
- the LOC143302090 gene encoding cdc42 homolog — translation MQTIKCVVVGDGAVGKTCLLISYTTNKFPSEYVPTVFDNYAVTVMIGGEPYTLGLFDTAGQEDYDRLRPLSYPQTDVFLVCFSVVSPSSFENVREKWVPEIMHHCQKTPFLLVGTQIDLRDDASTVEKLAKNKQKPITQDAGEKLARELRAVKYVECSALTQKGLKNVFDEAILAALEPPEPPKKKKCVIL, via the exons ATGCAGACAATAAAGTGTGTAGTGGTAGGCGATGGCGCGGTGGGTAAAACCTGCCTCCTCATTTCCTATACCACCAACAAGTTTCCCTCGGAATATGTACCCACA GTGTTCGACAACTATGCGGTGACAGTGATGATTGGAGGAGAGCCCTACACCTTGGGTCTCTTCGACACAGCTGGACAGGAAGACTACGACAGATTAAGGCCCCTTAGCTATCCTCAGACTGACGTCTTTCTTGTCTGCTTCTCTGTTGTCTCCCCTTCCTCGTTCGAGAACGTGAGAGAAAAG TGGGTTCCGGAGATAATGCACCACTGTCAGAAGACTCCCTTCCTGCTGGTGGGGACCCAGATTGACCTGCGCGATGATGCATCCACGGTGGAGAAGCTGGCCAAGAACAAACAGAAGCCCATCACGCAGGACGCTGGCGAGAAACTGGCCCGCGAGCTGAGGGCTGTGAAATATGTGGAGTGCTCTGCCCTGacgcag AAAGGTCTGAAGAACGTGTTCGACGAAGCCATCCTGGCGGCCTTGGAACCCCCGGAGCCtcccaagaagaagaagtgcgTCATCCTGTGA
- the LOC143302122 gene encoding sulfotransferase 1B1-like isoform X1, whose amino-acid sequence MALRKCPDGNGDTMSLFEWDGRLVVSNNSMKHWHQVSAMASRDDDVLLCGYPKSGLHWLWEIVTMLKTGSPHLSSRRMENTGFLMISSCAQLDSLPCPRVLTTHHRFHDLPLDFILRRRKMVCILRDPKDVCVSSYHMNSSLKHTEYDGTFQGFIPLFLAGHVPLGSWFGWILSFERGLKEHPELSVHVIHYEHLKADPAGEIKRLAKYLDAPESLAEEVARQTEFSAMKTFKNSLDNSFAVYYKSNTDSIFRKGEAHQWKQYFTPEQAEQFDAQLAKHLGRSSVVAKL is encoded by the exons ATGGCATTGCGTAAATGCCCGGATGGGAATGGAGACACGATGAGCTTATTTGAATGGGATGGTCGCTTAGTGGTGTCGAACAATTCCATGAAACATTGGCACCAAGTGTCGGCCATGGCTTCACGAGACGACGACGTTTTGCTCTGTGGCTATCCCAAGTCAG GACTTCACTGGCTGTGGGAGATCGTCACCATGCTGAAGACGggctctccccacctctcctcccgtCGCATGGAGAACACGGGCTTTCTGATGATATCATCGTGCGCCCAGCTGGATTCCCTCCCCTGCCCCAGGGTCCTCACCACGCACCACCGGTTCCATGACCTTCCGCTGGACTTCATCCTGAGGCGTAGGAAGATGGTGTGCATCCTGCGTGACCCGAAAGACGTGTGCGTGTCATCGTACCACATGAATTCCTCGTTGAAGCACACAGAGTATGATGGGACATTCCAGGGGTTCATTCCCCTGTTTCTGGCTGGACACG TTCCGCTAGGCTCGTGGTTTGGCTGGATACTGAGTTTCGAGAGGGGACTGAAGGAGCACCCAGAGTTGTCTGTCCATGTCATCCATTATGAGCATCTGAAGGCC gatCCGGCAGGGGAGATAAAACGCCTGGCAAAGTATCTTGATGCCCCTGAGTCCCTGGCGGAGGAGGTGGCAAGGCAGACAGAGTTCTCTGCCATGAAGACCTTCAAAAACTCCTTGGACAACTCTTTTGCCGTTTACTACAAGAGCAACACCGACAGCATCTTCAGGaaag GAGAGGCCCATCAATGGAAACAGTACTTCACACCAGAGCAAGCGGAACAGTTCGACGCTCAGCTGGCAAAACATCTGGGTCGATCTTCAGTTGTCGCCAAGCTGTAA
- the LOC143302122 gene encoding sulfotransferase 1B1-like isoform X2, giving the protein MLKTGSPHLSSRRMENTGFLMISSCAQLDSLPCPRVLTTHHRFHDLPLDFILRRRKMVCILRDPKDVCVSSYHMNSSLKHTEYDGTFQGFIPLFLAGHVPLGSWFGWILSFERGLKEHPELSVHVIHYEHLKADPAGEIKRLAKYLDAPESLAEEVARQTEFSAMKTFKNSLDNSFAVYYKSNTDSIFRKGEAHQWKQYFTPEQAEQFDAQLAKHLGRSSVVAKL; this is encoded by the exons ATGCTGAAGACGggctctccccacctctcctcccgtCGCATGGAGAACACGGGCTTTCTGATGATATCATCGTGCGCCCAGCTGGATTCCCTCCCCTGCCCCAGGGTCCTCACCACGCACCACCGGTTCCATGACCTTCCGCTGGACTTCATCCTGAGGCGTAGGAAGATGGTGTGCATCCTGCGTGACCCGAAAGACGTGTGCGTGTCATCGTACCACATGAATTCCTCGTTGAAGCACACAGAGTATGATGGGACATTCCAGGGGTTCATTCCCCTGTTTCTGGCTGGACACG TTCCGCTAGGCTCGTGGTTTGGCTGGATACTGAGTTTCGAGAGGGGACTGAAGGAGCACCCAGAGTTGTCTGTCCATGTCATCCATTATGAGCATCTGAAGGCC gatCCGGCAGGGGAGATAAAACGCCTGGCAAAGTATCTTGATGCCCCTGAGTCCCTGGCGGAGGAGGTGGCAAGGCAGACAGAGTTCTCTGCCATGAAGACCTTCAAAAACTCCTTGGACAACTCTTTTGCCGTTTACTACAAGAGCAACACCGACAGCATCTTCAGGaaag GAGAGGCCCATCAATGGAAACAGTACTTCACACCAGAGCAAGCGGAACAGTTCGACGCTCAGCTGGCAAAACATCTGGGTCGATCTTCAGTTGTCGCCAAGCTGTAA